The proteins below come from a single Ailuropoda melanoleuca isolate Jingjing chromosome 1, ASM200744v2, whole genome shotgun sequence genomic window:
- the LOC117795283 gene encoding GTPase IMAP family member 6-like isoform X2, with translation MAEITRRRKACSALSPPWPGSASAGVTVSDPGTGSPCTMTLSGDPPEARPGPQLPCRSPRPSLRSHVPTCPSVGRRSREPDTPANSTPTLHPPTPNCLPFVHQRRNLFLLGSGVRQKDPAPGAPGSPLLSLHAARGDLSGVPGAMEPATRPETGSRTNESPCQEREPEPGCSMPELRLLLLGSCGAGKSATGNTILGKPVFVSRCSGQMVTKMCQRESGTIGEGKVVVIDTPDLFSSMSSDEDKQRNVEHCLELSAPSLHVLLLIIPIGRYKGEDKEAVRGIQKLFGAEARRYIIIVFTREDDLEGNSLQEYIKGEEYLSELVENYGGRYCALNNKASEEGRARQVRGLLCQVQRLMDENGGPYIVNFRKEGSRFLNCVNEATSQKGDKPHGKMILKNVKLTPVSLQMHHVSK, from the exons ATGGCGGAGATCACCCGGAGGAGAAAGGCCTGCAGCGCgctgtcccctccctggcctggctcaGCCTCCGCAGGCGTCACGGTGTCTGACCCGGGGACGGGGAGCCCCTGCACAATGACCCTCTCTGGGGACCCTCCCGAAGCTCGGCCTGGGCCCCAGCTCCCGTGCCGCAGCCCCAGACCGAGCCTCCGCTCTCACGTCCCCACCTGCCCTTCGGTCGGTCGGCGGTCGCGCGAACCTGACACCCCTGCgaactccacccccaccctccacccccccacccccaactgccTCCCGTTTGTACATCAACGTAGAAACCTCTTCCTACTCGGAAGCGGAGTTCGTCAGAAGGATCCCGCCCCTGGCGCGCCGGGCTCGCCGCTGCTTTCTCTCCACGCTGCCCGCGGGGACCTCAGCGGCGTCCCCGGAGCCATGGAGCCTGCGACGCGCCCGGAGACCGGATCGAG AACCAACGAGAGCCCGTGTCAGGAGAGGGAGCCGGAGCCCGGCTGCTCCATGCCGGAACTGAGGCTTCTCCTCTTAGGGAGCTGTGGTGCGGGAAAAAGTGCCACAGGAAACACGATTCTGGGCAAACCTGTGTTTGTGTCCAGGTGTAGTGGCCAGATGGTGACAAAAATgtgccagagagagagtgggacCATAGGAGAGGGGAAGGTTGTGGTCATCGACACCCCCGACCTTTTCTCCTCCATGTCTTCTGATGAAGACAAGCAACGTAATGTGGAACACTGCTTGGAGCTCTCTGCGCCCAGCCTCCACGTCCTGCTGCTGATAATTCCCATCGGCCGCTATAAGGGGGAGGACAAAGAGGCCGTCAGGGGCATCCAGAAGTTGTTTGGAGCTGAAGCCAGGAGGTACATCATTATCGTCTTCACTCGGGAGGATGATTTGGAGGGTAACTCGCTGCAAGAGTACATCAAAGGGGAGGAGTACCTCTCGGAGCTGGTTGAAAACTACGGAGGCCGGTACTGCGCTCTGAACAACAAAGCAAGCGAGGAGGGGAGGGCCCGCCAGGTGAGGGGGCTCCTCTGCCAGGTCCAGCGTTTGATGGATGAAAACGGAGGACCGTATATCGTGAACTTCAGAAAAGAAGGCAGTAGGTTTCTG aattgtgTGAATGAAGCCACGTCTCAGAAGGGGGACAAGCCACATGGTAAGATGATCCTTAAAAATGTTAAGCTTACACCTGTATCCTTACAAATGCATCATGTGTCAAAATGA
- the LOC117795283 gene encoding GTPase IMAP family member 8-like isoform X3 — protein sequence MAEITRRRKACSALSPPWPGSASAGVTVSDPGTGSPCTMTLSGDPPEARPGPQLPCRSPRPSLRSHVPTCPSVGRRSREPDTPANSTPTLHPPTPNCLPFVHQRRNLFLLGSGVRQKDPAPGAPGSPLLSLHAARGDLSGVPGAMEPATRPETGSSRTNESPCQEREPEPGCSMPELRLLLLGSCGAGKSATGNTILGKPVFVSRCSGQMVTKMCQRESGTIGEGKVVVIDTPDLFSSMSSDEDKQRNVEHCLELSAPSLHVLLLIIPIGRYKGEDKEAVRGIQKLFGAEARRYIIIVFTREDDLEGNSLQEYIKGEEYLSELVENYGGRYCALNNKASEEGRARQVRGLLCQVQRLMDENGGPYIVNFRKEGSRFLNCVNEATSQKGDKPHGYF from the exons ATGGCGGAGATCACCCGGAGGAGAAAGGCCTGCAGCGCgctgtcccctccctggcctggctcaGCCTCCGCAGGCGTCACGGTGTCTGACCCGGGGACGGGGAGCCCCTGCACAATGACCCTCTCTGGGGACCCTCCCGAAGCTCGGCCTGGGCCCCAGCTCCCGTGCCGCAGCCCCAGACCGAGCCTCCGCTCTCACGTCCCCACCTGCCCTTCGGTCGGTCGGCGGTCGCGCGAACCTGACACCCCTGCgaactccacccccaccctccacccccccacccccaactgccTCCCGTTTGTACATCAACGTAGAAACCTCTTCCTACTCGGAAGCGGAGTTCGTCAGAAGGATCCCGCCCCTGGCGCGCCGGGCTCGCCGCTGCTTTCTCTCCACGCTGCCCGCGGGGACCTCAGCGGCGTCCCCGGAGCCATGGAGCCTGCGACGCGCCCGGAGACCGGATCGAG CAGAACCAACGAGAGCCCGTGTCAGGAGAGGGAGCCGGAGCCCGGCTGCTCCATGCCGGAACTGAGGCTTCTCCTCTTAGGGAGCTGTGGTGCGGGAAAAAGTGCCACAGGAAACACGATTCTGGGCAAACCTGTGTTTGTGTCCAGGTGTAGTGGCCAGATGGTGACAAAAATgtgccagagagagagtgggacCATAGGAGAGGGGAAGGTTGTGGTCATCGACACCCCCGACCTTTTCTCCTCCATGTCTTCTGATGAAGACAAGCAACGTAATGTGGAACACTGCTTGGAGCTCTCTGCGCCCAGCCTCCACGTCCTGCTGCTGATAATTCCCATCGGCCGCTATAAGGGGGAGGACAAAGAGGCCGTCAGGGGCATCCAGAAGTTGTTTGGAGCTGAAGCCAGGAGGTACATCATTATCGTCTTCACTCGGGAGGATGATTTGGAGGGTAACTCGCTGCAAGAGTACATCAAAGGGGAGGAGTACCTCTCGGAGCTGGTTGAAAACTACGGAGGCCGGTACTGCGCTCTGAACAACAAAGCAAGCGAGGAGGGGAGGGCCCGCCAGGTGAGGGGGCTCCTCTGCCAGGTCCAGCGTTTGATGGATGAAAACGGAGGACCGTATATCGTGAACTTCAGAAAAGAAGGCAGTAGGTTTCTG aattgtgTGAATGAAGCCACGTCTCAGAAGGGGGACAAGCCACATG GTTATTTCTAG
- the LOC117795283 gene encoding GTPase IMAP family member 8-like isoform X1, which yields MAEITRRRKACSALSPPWPGSASAGVTVSDPGTGSPCTMTLSGDPPEARPGPQLPCRSPRPSLRSHVPTCPSVGRRSREPDTPANSTPTLHPPTPNCLPFVHQRRNLFLLGSGVRQKDPAPGAPGSPLLSLHAARGDLSGVPGAMEPATRPETGSSRTNESPCQEREPEPGCSMPELRLLLLGSCGAGKSATGNTILGKPVFVSRCSGQMVTKMCQRESGTIGEGKVVVIDTPDLFSSMSSDEDKQRNVEHCLELSAPSLHVLLLIIPIGRYKGEDKEAVRGIQKLFGAEARRYIIIVFTREDDLEGNSLQEYIKGEEYLSELVENYGGRYCALNNKASEEGRARQVRGLLCQVQRLMDENGGPYIVNFRKEGSRFLNCVNEATSQKGDKPHGKMILKNVKLTPVSLQMHHVSK from the exons ATGGCGGAGATCACCCGGAGGAGAAAGGCCTGCAGCGCgctgtcccctccctggcctggctcaGCCTCCGCAGGCGTCACGGTGTCTGACCCGGGGACGGGGAGCCCCTGCACAATGACCCTCTCTGGGGACCCTCCCGAAGCTCGGCCTGGGCCCCAGCTCCCGTGCCGCAGCCCCAGACCGAGCCTCCGCTCTCACGTCCCCACCTGCCCTTCGGTCGGTCGGCGGTCGCGCGAACCTGACACCCCTGCgaactccacccccaccctccacccccccacccccaactgccTCCCGTTTGTACATCAACGTAGAAACCTCTTCCTACTCGGAAGCGGAGTTCGTCAGAAGGATCCCGCCCCTGGCGCGCCGGGCTCGCCGCTGCTTTCTCTCCACGCTGCCCGCGGGGACCTCAGCGGCGTCCCCGGAGCCATGGAGCCTGCGACGCGCCCGGAGACCGGATCGAG CAGAACCAACGAGAGCCCGTGTCAGGAGAGGGAGCCGGAGCCCGGCTGCTCCATGCCGGAACTGAGGCTTCTCCTCTTAGGGAGCTGTGGTGCGGGAAAAAGTGCCACAGGAAACACGATTCTGGGCAAACCTGTGTTTGTGTCCAGGTGTAGTGGCCAGATGGTGACAAAAATgtgccagagagagagtgggacCATAGGAGAGGGGAAGGTTGTGGTCATCGACACCCCCGACCTTTTCTCCTCCATGTCTTCTGATGAAGACAAGCAACGTAATGTGGAACACTGCTTGGAGCTCTCTGCGCCCAGCCTCCACGTCCTGCTGCTGATAATTCCCATCGGCCGCTATAAGGGGGAGGACAAAGAGGCCGTCAGGGGCATCCAGAAGTTGTTTGGAGCTGAAGCCAGGAGGTACATCATTATCGTCTTCACTCGGGAGGATGATTTGGAGGGTAACTCGCTGCAAGAGTACATCAAAGGGGAGGAGTACCTCTCGGAGCTGGTTGAAAACTACGGAGGCCGGTACTGCGCTCTGAACAACAAAGCAAGCGAGGAGGGGAGGGCCCGCCAGGTGAGGGGGCTCCTCTGCCAGGTCCAGCGTTTGATGGATGAAAACGGAGGACCGTATATCGTGAACTTCAGAAAAGAAGGCAGTAGGTTTCTG aattgtgTGAATGAAGCCACGTCTCAGAAGGGGGACAAGCCACATGGTAAGATGATCCTTAAAAATGTTAAGCTTACACCTGTATCCTTACAAATGCATCATGTGTCAAAATGA